From a single Candidatus Binatia bacterium genomic region:
- a CDS encoding SDR family oxidoreductase has translation MARLSGKKVVVVGASAGIGAALARRLAGEGASVHLAARRLDKLAAIAEEIRAAGGSATPHACDVASSSSVAALFDAVARDGAPLDALVNTSAVLWLEPFATQSEEAWRTMLDVNLAGAICATQHALKHMLPRARGHVIHVTSTAATLAIPYLTIYSTTKAALSHFLAALRGEYGKSGVRFTEVQIGNTAGTEGGGVALRPPGEDAIRSVMRWTGLPEMMKVDDVVESLLYALTTPESVRLDRIVLRELAEIPT, from the coding sequence ATGGCTCGACTGTCGGGAAAGAAGGTCGTCGTGGTCGGCGCCTCTGCGGGCATCGGTGCGGCGCTCGCACGACGGCTCGCTGGGGAGGGAGCGTCGGTGCATCTCGCCGCGCGCCGGCTCGACAAGCTCGCGGCCATCGCCGAGGAGATCCGCGCCGCCGGCGGCTCGGCCACGCCGCACGCCTGCGACGTCGCGTCGTCGTCGAGCGTCGCCGCGCTGTTCGACGCGGTCGCGCGCGACGGCGCGCCGCTCGACGCGCTGGTCAACACGTCCGCGGTGCTGTGGCTCGAGCCGTTCGCGACGCAGAGCGAGGAGGCGTGGCGCACGATGCTCGACGTCAACCTCGCGGGCGCGATCTGCGCGACGCAGCACGCCCTCAAGCACATGCTGCCGCGCGCGCGCGGGCACGTGATCCACGTCACCTCGACCGCGGCGACGCTCGCGATTCCATACTTGACGATCTACTCGACGACCAAGGCCGCGCTGTCGCACTTCCTCGCCGCGCTGCGCGGCGAGTACGGCAAGAGCGGCGTGCGCTTCACCGAGGTGCAGATCGGCAACACCGCCGGCACCGAAGGGGGCGGCGTGGCGCTGCGCCCGCCGGGCGAGGACGCGATTCGCAGCGTCATGCGCTGGACGGGGCTGCCGGAGATGATGAAGGTCGACGACGTCGTCGAGTCGCTGCTCTACGCGCTCACGACCCCGGAGAGCGTGCGGCTCGACCGCATCGTGCTGCGCGAGTTGGCGGAGATCCCGACATGA
- a CDS encoding STT3 domain-containing protein: protein MPRRGLAIPIVLVLLCVLGFVLRTGNAATVFVGDAVVLAENDPYYHLRRVVLILADWPHVPLFDPWIDYPHGAPIVFAPLFDFALATLARLAGLGVDDVTAVERMAALLPPLLGALTCLPVYALATRIASRRAGLLAALVVTLVPAHVWYSRLGFVDHHVAVTLLAAWLTAAVLRALDVRPGARVAAGPGRACDTARVAAGPGRACDTALAAAVAAAGLLTWNGFLLPLAILDLGLAALFAASDAGGRLRIARLATVVHLFGALAVLPVAVATVRAGGAPVSSVTLSYLHVAVLGVAAVLCFLAGRVAARGWPLGRMLLVLGMLAVAGGALVWSQRAALERVLEWTLASDAFMSAVQESVPILRGADGGLDWRGPQVWMSRLFFAVPLLLVLLLARLARERFADAGRLFVLVRASALFILTLRQRRFGESFAPALAVLAADFLDDAVRRLELRFGGASASAPGAVRAGALAVVAVVLVLAFAPYYRGYLAHPDRLTALPRALAGAFTPGDLAAQRDSSDVRLHRALAGFAALAHATTPDDAEPGGAMNPWPLGHKLLHVARVPVTVTPFGSYVGGSSFEDWIDFFLASDEARALALLDARRSRWVVVDNDLGTIGAALVGRGENPRDWYGKAPTPDGVIYTFEPPLLRSLYARLTRFGGSEVPLERPDGTTEVIPALDHLRLVVDSASDDQIGHVKVWERVPGATLVLRGAPGAEVRLRYAWRSDAGRARTYEKTVRLDASGEARVVLPYSSERPDLGQSSAWRIESDRATREIRVAEQDVLGGREIHASPD, encoded by the coding sequence ATGCCGCGCCGCGGCCTCGCGATCCCGATCGTCCTCGTCCTGCTGTGCGTGCTCGGCTTCGTGCTGCGCACCGGCAACGCCGCGACCGTGTTCGTCGGCGACGCGGTCGTGCTCGCCGAGAACGACCCGTACTACCACCTGCGGCGCGTCGTCCTGATCCTCGCCGACTGGCCGCACGTGCCGCTGTTCGATCCCTGGATCGACTACCCGCACGGCGCGCCGATCGTGTTCGCGCCGCTGTTCGACTTCGCGCTCGCGACGCTGGCGCGGCTCGCGGGCCTCGGCGTCGATGACGTCACCGCGGTCGAGCGGATGGCGGCGCTGCTGCCGCCGCTGCTCGGCGCGCTCACCTGCCTGCCGGTGTACGCGCTCGCGACCCGGATCGCGTCGCGCCGCGCGGGCCTGCTCGCGGCGCTGGTCGTGACGCTGGTGCCGGCGCACGTCTGGTACTCGCGGCTCGGCTTCGTCGACCACCACGTCGCGGTGACGCTGCTCGCGGCCTGGCTCACGGCGGCGGTGCTGCGCGCGCTCGACGTGCGACCGGGCGCGCGCGTCGCGGCGGGTCCGGGACGCGCGTGCGACACGGCGCGCGTCGCGGCGGGTCCGGGACGCGCGTGCGACACGGCGCTCGCCGCCGCGGTCGCCGCGGCGGGACTCCTCACCTGGAACGGCTTTCTCCTGCCGCTCGCGATCCTCGACCTCGGGCTCGCGGCGCTGTTCGCGGCGAGCGACGCGGGCGGACGGCTGCGGATCGCGCGCCTCGCGACCGTCGTGCACCTTTTCGGCGCGCTCGCCGTGCTGCCGGTCGCGGTGGCGACGGTGCGCGCAGGCGGCGCGCCGGTGAGCTCGGTCACGCTGTCGTACCTGCACGTCGCGGTGCTGGGCGTCGCGGCCGTGCTCTGCTTTCTCGCGGGACGCGTCGCCGCGCGCGGCTGGCCGCTCGGTCGCATGCTGCTCGTCCTCGGCATGCTCGCGGTCGCGGGCGGCGCGCTCGTCTGGTCGCAGCGCGCCGCGCTCGAGCGCGTCCTCGAGTGGACGCTCGCCTCGGATGCGTTCATGAGCGCGGTGCAGGAGTCGGTGCCGATCCTGCGCGGGGCGGACGGCGGGCTCGACTGGCGCGGTCCGCAGGTGTGGATGAGCCGTCTCTTCTTCGCTGTGCCGCTGCTGCTCGTCCTGCTGCTCGCACGGCTCGCGCGCGAGCGCTTCGCGGACGCGGGACGGCTCTTCGTGCTCGTCCGGGCGAGCGCGCTTTTCATCTTGACGCTGCGCCAGCGGCGCTTCGGCGAGAGCTTCGCACCGGCGCTCGCCGTGCTGGCTGCCGACTTCCTCGACGACGCCGTGCGCCGGCTCGAGCTCCGGTTCGGCGGCGCATCGGCCAGCGCGCCGGGCGCGGTGCGGGCTGGCGCGCTCGCCGTCGTCGCGGTCGTGCTCGTGCTCGCGTTCGCGCCGTACTACCGCGGCTACCTCGCGCACCCCGACCGCCTCACCGCGCTGCCGCGCGCCCTCGCCGGCGCCTTCACGCCGGGCGACCTCGCCGCGCAGCGCGATTCGAGCGACGTCCGCCTGCACCGCGCGCTCGCGGGCTTCGCCGCGCTCGCGCACGCGACGACGCCCGACGACGCCGAGCCGGGCGGCGCGATGAACCCCTGGCCGCTCGGGCACAAGCTGCTGCACGTCGCGCGCGTGCCGGTGACGGTGACGCCCTTCGGCTCCTACGTCGGCGGCTCGTCGTTCGAGGACTGGATCGACTTCTTCCTCGCGAGCGACGAGGCGCGCGCGCTCGCGCTGCTCGACGCGCGCCGCAGCCGCTGGGTCGTGGTCGACAACGACCTCGGCACGATCGGCGCGGCGCTGGTCGGCCGCGGCGAGAATCCGCGCGACTGGTACGGCAAGGCGCCGACGCCGGACGGCGTGATCTACACCTTCGAGCCGCCGCTGCTGCGCTCGCTGTATGCACGCTTGACGCGCTTCGGCGGCTCCGAGGTTCCGCTCGAGCGCCCCGACGGCACGACCGAGGTGATCCCGGCGCTCGACCACCTGCGTCTCGTCGTCGACTCGGCGAGCGACGACCAGATCGGCCACGTCAAGGTGTGGGAGCGCGTGCCGGGCGCGACGCTCGTGCTGCGCGGCGCGCCCGGCGCCGAGGTGCGTCTACGCTACGCGTGGCGAAGCGACGCCGGACGCGCGCGCACCTACGAGAAGACCGTGCGCCTCGACGCGAGCGGCGAAGCGCGCGTCGTGCTGCCGTACTCGTCCGAGCGTCCGGACCTCGGGCAGAGCTCCGCCTGGCGGATCGAGAGCGACCGAGCGACGCGTGAGATCCGCGTCGCCGAGCAGGACGTGCTCGGCGGACGCGAGATCCACGCGTCGCCCGACTGA
- a CDS encoding methyltransferase domain-containing protein → MSEANVDTVRAQFTRQAEIYARMRQTTDQKGLDGLVALSGAKPGDRALDVACGPGFLTMTLATRAAHATGFDATDAMLALARAEAARRGIANVEFRSGDAEALPFPDASFDVVCCRAAFHHFARPERVLAEMVRVARPGAKIVIADMLGPEDAAKAAYRDRMERLCDPSHAHALSESELRALFDAAGVEVAFAFRSPFAVEVEEWIEHGGPTAEVAEELRRMVAACADEDLAGITVRRDGDRVTFSYEAAAFVLARPA, encoded by the coding sequence ATGAGCGAGGCGAACGTCGACACGGTGCGCGCGCAGTTCACGCGTCAAGCAGAGATCTACGCGCGCATGCGCCAGACCACGGACCAGAAGGGCCTCGACGGCCTCGTTGCGCTGAGCGGCGCCAAGCCGGGCGACCGCGCGCTCGACGTCGCGTGCGGCCCGGGCTTCCTCACCATGACGCTCGCGACGCGCGCCGCGCACGCGACCGGCTTCGACGCGACCGACGCGATGCTCGCGCTCGCGCGCGCGGAGGCGGCGCGCCGCGGCATCGCCAACGTCGAGTTCCGCTCCGGTGACGCCGAGGCGCTGCCCTTCCCCGACGCGAGCTTCGACGTCGTCTGCTGCCGCGCGGCGTTCCACCACTTCGCGCGGCCCGAGCGCGTGCTCGCCGAGATGGTGCGGGTCGCGCGTCCGGGCGCGAAGATCGTGATCGCCGACATGCTCGGCCCCGAGGACGCGGCGAAGGCCGCGTACCGCGATCGGATGGAGCGCCTGTGCGACCCTTCGCATGCGCACGCGCTGTCGGAGAGCGAGCTCCGCGCGCTGTTCGACGCAGCGGGCGTCGAGGTCGCGTTCGCCTTCAGGTCGCCGTTCGCGGTCGAGGTCGAGGAGTGGATCGAGCACGGCGGACCGACCGCCGAGGTGGCGGAGGAGCTGCGACGAATGGTCGCGGCCTGCGCCGACGAAGACCTCGCCGGCATCACGGTGCGCCGCGACGGCGACCGCGTGACGTTCTCGTACGAGGCGGCGGCGTTCGTGCTCGCCCGCCCGGCCTGA
- a CDS encoding MoxR family ATPase: protein MAKDNGFERFKGTPGYIASGPLVDAVNCAIALERPLLIKGEPGTGKTVLARHVAEGLGMPLISWHIKSTTKAADGLYVYDTVQRLNDSRFGGGDVSDIRRYIKLGPLGQAFAAEQRHVLLIDEIDKADLEFPNDLLHELDEMRFTIVETGEEIVAKQRPVVIITSNNEKELPDAFLRRCIFHFIEFPDRHLMKQIVAVHHKNLDAKLLDQVLIKFYWLREQSELRKKPSTSELVDWIAVLLRSGITADQLEAHIPFVGALLKKEQDVDALTTYDARGGKYPTKWSELGPRYNQ from the coding sequence ATGGCCAAGGACAACGGATTCGAGCGCTTCAAGGGGACTCCCGGATACATCGCCTCCGGACCGCTGGTCGACGCAGTCAACTGCGCGATCGCGCTCGAGCGGCCGCTGCTGATCAAGGGCGAGCCGGGCACCGGCAAGACGGTTCTGGCGCGGCACGTCGCCGAGGGACTCGGCATGCCGCTGATCAGCTGGCACATCAAGTCGACCACCAAGGCGGCGGACGGCCTCTACGTCTACGACACCGTCCAGCGCCTCAACGACAGCCGCTTCGGCGGCGGCGACGTCTCCGACATCCGCCGCTACATCAAGCTCGGCCCGCTCGGGCAGGCGTTCGCCGCGGAGCAGCGCCACGTCCTGCTCATCGACGAGATCGACAAGGCGGACCTCGAGTTCCCGAACGACCTGCTGCACGAGCTCGACGAGATGCGCTTCACCATCGTCGAGACCGGCGAGGAGATCGTCGCCAAGCAGCGGCCGGTCGTCATCATCACGTCGAACAACGAGAAGGAGCTGCCCGACGCCTTCCTGCGCCGGTGCATCTTCCACTTCATCGAGTTCCCGGACCGTCACCTGATGAAGCAGATCGTCGCGGTGCACCACAAGAACCTCGACGCGAAGCTGCTCGACCAGGTGCTGATCAAGTTCTACTGGCTGCGCGAGCAGAGCGAGCTCCGCAAGAAGCCGTCGACCTCCGAGCTGGTCGACTGGATCGCCGTCCTGCTGCGCTCGGGCATCACCGCCGACCAGCTCGAGGCGCACATCCCGTTCGTCGGGGCGCTGCTCAAGAAGGAGCAGGACGTCGACGCGCTCACGACCTACGACGCGCGCGGCGGCAAGTACCCGACGAAGTGGAGCGAGCTCGGCCCGCGCTACAACCAGTAG
- a CDS encoding multicopper oxidase domain-containing protein, which translates to MSKRTRDRDRAREARTLSRRSFVGGGAALAVLGGAALARRGGAPPSALAATGATAPSASPAADAERAYVPRPGRTEYALSVEQVTLDPDGEKEMPAITVNGTLPGPEIRVREGEIFRAVVANRLADSPTTIHWHGLLVPAAMDGVPDISNVPIAPRGTYVYEYPIRQSGTYWYHSHVGFQEQQGMFGAFVIEAKDDPVRAEHDVVVLMSDWLHRSPMQVFEELRGKKNGDESGAAANAGGANAAEPRGNGGATPGMKMDASGAKPDLADVKYSSFLLNGKAPNAPWTFAAQPGERIRLRLINSGASTFFRVSLDEHPLEVVHADGLAVEPVTVEQILMGNAECYDVVVKLTKSGSYTLHAVAQDGSGQAIGVLHTPDAKPQPNRSMPAAAPESRTLRYAQLRAPAPTVLPAGETRRFRLPLQGDMKGYVWMIDGQAWPDADPLVIKPGDRVELELVNQSMMWHPMHLHGHFFRVLQGAGDFCPLKHTVSVAPGETIRIEFAADNPGRWFFHCHNLYHLEAGMAREFVYEV; encoded by the coding sequence ATGTCGAAGCGCACCCGCGATCGGGATCGAGCTCGGGAGGCGCGCACGCTCTCGCGCCGAAGCTTCGTCGGCGGTGGCGCGGCCCTCGCCGTGCTGGGCGGCGCCGCGCTCGCACGCCGCGGCGGTGCCCCTCCGAGCGCGCTCGCCGCGACGGGCGCGACGGCGCCGTCCGCGTCGCCCGCGGCGGACGCCGAGCGAGCCTACGTGCCGCGACCCGGGCGGACGGAGTACGCGCTGTCGGTCGAGCAGGTCACGCTCGACCCCGACGGCGAGAAGGAGATGCCGGCGATCACGGTCAACGGCACGCTGCCCGGTCCCGAGATCCGGGTGCGCGAGGGCGAGATCTTCCGCGCCGTGGTCGCGAACCGGCTCGCCGACTCGCCGACCACGATCCACTGGCACGGGCTGCTCGTTCCGGCCGCGATGGACGGCGTGCCCGACATCTCGAACGTTCCGATCGCGCCGCGCGGCACGTACGTCTACGAGTACCCGATCCGCCAGAGCGGCACCTATTGGTACCACTCGCACGTCGGCTTCCAGGAGCAGCAGGGGATGTTCGGCGCCTTCGTGATCGAGGCGAAGGACGATCCCGTGCGCGCCGAGCACGACGTCGTCGTCCTGATGAGCGACTGGCTGCACCGCTCGCCGATGCAGGTGTTCGAGGAGCTGCGCGGCAAGAAGAACGGCGACGAAAGCGGCGCTGCCGCGAACGCTGGCGGCGCGAACGCCGCCGAGCCGCGCGGCAACGGTGGCGCCACGCCGGGCATGAAGATGGACGCGAGCGGCGCCAAGCCCGATCTCGCGGACGTCAAGTACAGCTCGTTCCTCCTGAACGGCAAGGCTCCGAACGCGCCCTGGACCTTCGCCGCGCAGCCGGGCGAGCGCATCCGCCTGCGCCTCATCAACTCGGGCGCCTCGACCTTCTTCCGCGTCTCGCTCGACGAGCACCCGCTCGAGGTCGTGCACGCCGACGGTCTCGCGGTCGAGCCGGTGACCGTCGAGCAGATCCTGATGGGCAACGCCGAGTGCTACGACGTCGTCGTCAAGCTCACGAAATCCGGCAGCTACACGCTGCACGCGGTCGCGCAGGACGGCTCCGGGCAGGCGATCGGCGTGCTGCACACGCCGGACGCGAAGCCGCAGCCGAACCGCAGCATGCCCGCAGCGGCGCCTGAGAGCCGCACGCTGCGCTACGCGCAGCTACGCGCGCCCGCGCCGACCGTGCTGCCCGCGGGCGAGACGCGCCGCTTCCGCCTGCCGCTGCAGGGCGACATGAAGGGCTACGTCTGGATGATCGACGGCCAGGCGTGGCCCGACGCCGACCCGCTGGTGATCAAGCCGGGCGATCGCGTCGAGCTCGAGCTCGTCAATCAATCGATGATGTGGCACCCGATGCACCTGCACGGGCACTTCTTCCGCGTCCTGCAGGGCGCGGGCGACTTCTGCCCGCTCAAGCACACGGTCAGCGTCGCGCCCGGCGAGACCATCCGCATCGAGTTCGCGGCCGACAACCCGGGCCGCTGGTTCTTCCACTGCCACAACCTCTACCACCTCGAGGCCGGCATGGCGCGGGAGTTCGTCTACGAGGTGTGA
- a CDS encoding DUF4149 domain-containing protein, whose product MLRLLFTVAVAVWLGSNVCVSFLVAPVAHGNFPTAEARRFLRPLFPRYYRLGALCGFVALGMVLLGRASLTQEELMRLSLPVAVALVATLIGGEAILPRLRDLDGEDARFARLHQVSAMLNTTTLAALLLAVAGAVLR is encoded by the coding sequence ATGCTGCGGCTGCTCTTCACCGTCGCCGTCGCCGTGTGGCTCGGCTCGAACGTCTGCGTCTCGTTCCTCGTCGCGCCGGTCGCGCACGGCAACTTCCCGACCGCCGAGGCGCGACGCTTCCTGCGGCCGCTCTTCCCGCGCTACTACCGGCTCGGCGCGCTGTGCGGCTTCGTGGCGCTCGGCATGGTGCTGCTCGGACGGGCGAGCTTGACGCAGGAGGAGCTGATGCGGCTGTCGCTGCCGGTCGCGGTGGCGCTGGTCGCGACGCTGATCGGCGGCGAGGCGATCCTGCCGCGGCTGCGCGACCTGGACGGCGAGGACGCGCGCTTCGCGCGCCTGCACCAGGTCTCGGCGATGCTCAACACGACGACGCTCGCGGCGCTGCTGCTCGCCGTCGCCGGGGCGGTGCTGCGCTGA
- a CDS encoding wax ester/triacylglycerol synthase family O-acyltransferase, producing the protein MTASRAEVVSRTSEGGSPETVAERVRRLSPLDAAFLYFERPNQLLHVACIAEVEGTVPFQELVETIRERLCDRLPRYSERPVRATLDLDRPAWEPDPTFDVRRQVRHIALPAPGGEAELRELIDTLFMAPLDRRHPLWEIYLIDGLANGSSVLFSKVHHCMIDGVSGAQIIELVTDPAREPRRLESASGVGAADHGSTSCLLPNNGALDVRPKSDGGGLVGRLGLPAPSEVLENVRSLGEAIKAIGGLVLEPNDPLPFNKPLSDRRTVAWTSVRLDDVLAIRGRAGCKANDVLLAIIAGGLRRYLEAHGLETADLCVRALVPVSVRRSEERLQLGNLVSAMLPRLPVGIADPKERLAAIASETQNLKLRGQPRAAGMMLALVGALPAPFEALLGRFAPEGLVANTICTNVPGPREVRYLLGHEVRAVHGLVPLFQSMGVEFALLSYAGNVSITATADPTLVPDLLDLMSAIDASARELTDAFLVEEAQEGARRPLDAEAPAPRVADLMTSPVICIRPSDSLLHAFRLMHARRIRHLPVLDEADRLVGLVTHRDVLAAASSSLERETVEAQVHVLAGSEASEVMETQLCVASPHEPASEAGLRMVVNKIGCLPVVDDAGHVVGIVTEEDFVRWATEHMASGTARAA; encoded by the coding sequence ATGACAGCGTCGCGGGCCGAGGTCGTCAGCCGAACGTCGGAGGGCGGATCGCCGGAGACCGTCGCGGAGCGCGTCCGCCGGCTGTCACCGCTCGACGCGGCATTCCTCTACTTCGAGCGGCCGAACCAGCTCCTGCACGTCGCGTGCATCGCCGAGGTCGAGGGCACGGTGCCGTTCCAGGAGCTCGTCGAGACCATCCGCGAGCGCCTGTGCGACCGGCTGCCGCGCTACAGCGAGCGGCCGGTGCGCGCGACGCTCGATCTCGACCGACCCGCCTGGGAGCCCGACCCGACCTTCGACGTCCGCCGTCAAGTACGCCACATCGCGCTGCCGGCGCCCGGCGGCGAGGCCGAGCTGCGCGAGCTGATCGACACGCTGTTCATGGCGCCGCTCGATCGGCGGCATCCGCTCTGGGAGATCTACTTGATCGACGGTCTCGCGAACGGCTCCTCCGTGCTGTTCAGCAAGGTGCACCACTGCATGATCGACGGCGTGAGCGGCGCGCAGATCATCGAGCTGGTCACCGACCCCGCGCGCGAGCCGCGCCGGCTCGAGAGCGCGTCCGGCGTCGGCGCGGCGGATCACGGCTCGACGTCCTGCTTGCTGCCCAACAACGGCGCGCTCGACGTGCGACCGAAGAGCGACGGTGGCGGGCTCGTCGGACGTCTCGGCTTGCCGGCGCCGTCGGAGGTGCTCGAGAACGTGCGCTCGCTCGGCGAGGCGATCAAGGCGATCGGCGGCCTGGTCCTCGAGCCCAACGATCCGCTGCCGTTCAACAAGCCGCTCAGCGATCGCCGGACCGTCGCGTGGACCAGCGTGCGGCTCGACGACGTGCTCGCGATCCGCGGCCGCGCCGGCTGCAAGGCGAACGACGTGCTGCTGGCGATCATCGCCGGCGGGCTGCGACGCTATCTCGAAGCGCACGGTCTCGAGACGGCGGACCTGTGCGTGCGCGCCCTGGTTCCGGTGAGCGTACGGCGCAGCGAGGAGCGTCTGCAGCTCGGCAACCTCGTTTCCGCGATGCTGCCTCGTCTGCCGGTCGGCATCGCCGACCCGAAGGAGCGCCTCGCCGCGATCGCGAGCGAGACGCAGAATCTGAAGCTGCGCGGTCAGCCGCGCGCCGCGGGCATGATGCTCGCGCTGGTCGGCGCGCTGCCGGCGCCGTTCGAGGCGCTGCTCGGACGGTTCGCGCCCGAGGGCCTCGTCGCGAACACGATCTGCACGAACGTCCCGGGTCCGCGCGAGGTGCGCTACCTGCTCGGGCACGAGGTGCGCGCGGTGCACGGGCTCGTGCCGCTCTTCCAGAGCATGGGCGTCGAGTTCGCGCTCCTGAGCTACGCCGGCAACGTGTCGATCACCGCGACCGCCGATCCGACCCTGGTGCCCGACCTCCTCGACCTGATGAGCGCCATCGACGCGTCGGCGCGCGAGCTGACGGACGCGTTCCTCGTCGAGGAAGCGCAAGAGGGCGCGCGCCGGCCGCTCGACGCCGAGGCTCCGGCGCCGCGCGTCGCGGACCTGATGACGAGCCCGGTGATCTGCATCCGCCCGTCGGACTCGCTGCTGCACGCGTTCCGCCTGATGCACGCGCGGCGGATCCGTCACCTGCCGGTGCTCGACGAGGCGGATCGTCTGGTCGGTCTCGTCACGCACCGCGACGTGCTCGCCGCGGCGTCGAGCTCGCTCGAGCGCGAGACGGTCGAGGCGCAGGTGCACGTGCTCGCCGGGAGCGAGGCGTCGGAGGTGATGGAGACGCAGCTCTGCGTCGCGTCGCCGCACGAGCCCGCGTCCGAGGCCGGCCTGCGGATGGTGGTGAACAAGATCGGCTGCCTGCCGGTGGTCGACGACGCGGGGCACGTGGTCGGCATCGTGACCGAGGAGGACTTCGTGCGCTGGGCGACCGAGCACATGGCGTCGGGGACGGCGCGGGCGGCGTGA
- a CDS encoding HAD family hydrolase encodes MSAETKAVLFDFGGTLFDYADLAAAQLESLECFAREIGIEASTAELARAHREATAAAFRDYLERPYYLHRDFFADAIRGMARGVGVTLNEDQVERWFAIQHERRARAFKLRQGVVETLQELRSRGFHLGIVSNIDEDDLHHLIDLGGLRPCFDSLLSSEAARSCKPDTGIFHQALERAGCAPQEALFVGDSLPQDVAGANRVGLRSVLLWHRDDKPPPAEPVRPRHVIRHIPEVLRLV; translated from the coding sequence GTGAGCGCAGAGACCAAGGCCGTCCTCTTCGACTTCGGCGGAACCCTGTTCGACTACGCGGACCTCGCCGCGGCGCAGCTCGAGTCGCTCGAGTGCTTCGCGCGCGAGATCGGCATCGAGGCGAGCACGGCCGAGCTCGCGCGGGCGCACCGCGAGGCGACCGCCGCGGCGTTCCGCGACTACCTCGAGCGGCCGTACTACCTGCACCGCGACTTCTTCGCGGACGCGATCCGCGGCATGGCGCGCGGCGTCGGCGTGACCCTCAACGAGGACCAGGTCGAGCGCTGGTTCGCGATCCAGCACGAGCGCCGCGCGCGCGCCTTCAAGCTGCGCCAGGGCGTCGTCGAGACGCTGCAGGAGCTGCGCTCACGCGGCTTTCACCTCGGCATCGTCAGCAACATCGACGAGGACGACCTGCACCACCTGATCGATCTCGGCGGCCTGCGCCCGTGCTTCGACTCGCTGCTGTCGAGCGAGGCGGCGCGCTCGTGCAAGCCCGACACCGGCATCTTCCACCAGGCGCTCGAGCGCGCGGGCTGCGCGCCGCAGGAAGCGCTGTTCGTCGGCGACTCGCTGCCGCAGGACGTCGCCGGCGCGAACCGCGTCGGGCTGCGCTCGGTTCTGCTGTGGCATCGCGACGACAAGCCGCCGCCGGCGGAGCCGGTGCGGCCGCGGCACGTCATCCGCCACATCCCCGAGGTCCTGCGCCTCGTCTAG
- a CDS encoding PilZ domain-containing protein, translated as MSHPDDTVEILPVELPETLRYQRAEARMSTELPARLTASNGEMIPAVLGDLSPTGVRLVLDRRFSPLLPLPVGAKFWLEFYLDEVEVLDAIVQVRHVKEDGRYQLQMGCSFVDLTDQARTAIRSKVAASKITRRA; from the coding sequence ATGTCCCATCCGGACGACACCGTAGAGATCCTGCCGGTCGAGCTCCCCGAGACCCTGCGCTACCAGCGCGCCGAGGCGCGCATGTCGACCGAGCTCCCGGCGCGGCTCACGGCGTCGAACGGCGAGATGATCCCGGCGGTCCTCGGCGACCTGAGCCCGACCGGCGTCAGGCTGGTGCTCGACCGGCGCTTCTCGCCGCTGCTGCCGCTGCCGGTGGGCGCGAAGTTCTGGCTCGAGTTCTACCTCGACGAGGTCGAGGTGCTCGACGCGATCGTCCAGGTGCGCCACGTCAAGGAGGACGGCCGCTACCAGCTCCAGATGGGCTGCTCGTTCGTCGACCTGACCGACCAGGCGCGCACCGCGATCCGCTCGAAGGTCGCGGCGTCGAAGATCACGCGCCGCGCCTGA
- a CDS encoding PPOX class F420-dependent oxidoreductase — MGTPLDREPYVSLVSFKRDGTPVATPVWAAPLDGKLVVFTLRDSFKVKRIRRNPRVRVAACNVVGKVRGPWHEGTCTIVTDPEHEARAYAALDRKYGWQMRLGTLLRRLVGGLERRMILEIALDG; from the coding sequence GTGGGCACCCCTCTCGACCGCGAGCCCTACGTCAGCCTGGTAAGCTTCAAGCGCGACGGCACGCCGGTCGCGACGCCGGTGTGGGCCGCGCCGCTCGACGGCAAGCTCGTCGTCTTCACCCTGCGCGATTCGTTCAAGGTGAAGCGCATCCGGCGCAACCCGCGCGTGCGCGTCGCGGCGTGCAACGTGGTCGGCAAGGTGCGCGGTCCCTGGCACGAGGGGACCTGCACGATCGTCACCGACCCGGAGCACGAGGCGCGCGCCTACGCGGCGCTCGACCGCAAGTACGGCTGGCAGATGCGTCTCGGCACGTTGCTGCGGCGTCTGGTCGGCGGGCTCGAGCGTCGCATGATCCTCGAGATCGCGCTCGACGGCTGA